The DNA segment CTGAAATGTGCGATCGCTGTGCCGCAGCTTGCGAACAAATGAGCCAAGACCAAAAGATGATGCAATGTGCAGCCTCTTGCCGTAAGTGTGCAGAAGCTTGCCGAACCATGCAAATGATGCCTGCTTAATTTCATCTTTTCGCAGAAGTTGCTCTGCAACCTATTATGCAAGCGCTCAGGCTTTCGAGTTAGGGCGTTTGCAGTTTGGTCTGAGTTGATTTCTCTGGTTGAGTGTTTTTTTATTTGGAAGTCCCTTAACAGTTTGTAGTCAGAGCTTTAGCACTGATTTGAGGACTTTAGTCCTCACTACGAACTGTATTGTTGCAATAATGTCTCCACACCAGCATTGTGATCTAAAAAGGAAAATAAATGTCTGTAAAGCAATTTACCATCTTTGTCTAGCACAAACTGGGCTGGTAAAGGCGCACCTAAAGCTTGTCCTACGTTGTATGTCCGAAATACCCGACAACTAGGGTCACTCAGCAATGGCATTTGTAAACCCAAATCTTTGACCACGATTTGACTTTGCTTTTCATCTGTACTCGTAATCATTAAAACTTCGATGCCACGATTTTTAAATTGTGCGTAGTTCTCATTCAAAGCTTTAATATGAGGAAAACAAAAGGGACAATATTGTTTTTCTGTAAATATGCGTGTAAAAGCCAGTAATACTGGTTGCTTGCTTTTGTAATTTGATAACTTCACCACAGTGCCATTAGTGATATCTGGCAGTTGAAAATCTGGTGTCCCTACTCCTAATCTTAGCTGATTTTTAGCCGGAATTGGGAAAAAATTCCGAAAAAAGCGTTCATTCAATAAGCCACTAAAATCTGTAGAAGTAAGCATATTTTTGTCTCTATTTACTGAAAAACCACAGACATACATAGAAACTAACACTAAATATCTGTGTTCATCCCTCTGGAAAAGTTTTGCGCTTCTATCCATCGGACTCGCTAACTTTTCGCAGTATGCATCTGTGGTTTTTGCCATCTTACCTTTGAGCGAAATCTAGACAGCAGAGAAGTAGACTTTCGACTTCACAGGGTCAGGATTCATGGTTTTGTCCCCAGGTTGCCAACCAGCTGGGCAAACTTCATCAGGGTGGGACTGAACATACTGAAGTGCTTGCAATGTCCGCAGGGTTTCATCCACGCTGCGACCAAAGGCGAGGTTGTTAACTGTACAGTGCTGAATTACGCCATCTTTATCAATAATGAACAAACCGCGTAAAGCAATGCCGGCGGCTGGGTCAAGCACGTTGTAGGTAGCGCTAATCTCTTTTTTGATGTCGGACACTAAGGGATAATTCAGGTCGCCGACACCACCAGACTTGCGGTCAGTTTGAATCCACGCTAGGTGAGAGAACTCGCTATCCACGGAAACACCGAGAACTTCTGTGTTAACTTTCTTAAATTCTTCGTAGCGATCGCTAAATGCTGTAATCTCAGTAGGGCAAACAAAGGTAAAGTCTAGAGGGTAGAAAAACAGAACAACATACTTACCGCGATAGTCGGAAAGTTTTATTGTCTTAAATTCTTGATCCACCACAGCCGTTGCTGTAAATTCAGGAGCCTGTTGACCAACA comes from the Nodularia sp. NIES-3585 genome and includes:
- a CDS encoding peroxiredoxin, yielding MSLTYATEGCLRVGQQAPEFTATAVVDQEFKTIKLSDYRGKYVVLFFYPLDFTFVCPTEITAFSDRYEEFKKVNTEVLGVSVDSEFSHLAWIQTDRKSGGVGDLNYPLVSDIKKEISATYNVLDPAAGIALRGLFIIDKDGVIQHCTVNNLAFGRSVDETLRTLQALQYVQSHPDEVCPAGWQPGDKTMNPDPVKSKVYFSAV
- a CDS encoding peroxiredoxin, which produces MLTSTDFSGLLNERFFRNFFPIPAKNQLRLGVGTPDFQLPDITNGTVVKLSNYKSKQPVLLAFTRIFTEKQYCPFCFPHIKALNENYAQFKNRGIEVLMITSTDEKQSQIVVKDLGLQMPLLSDPSCRVFRTYNVGQALGAPLPAQFVLDKDGKLLYRHLFSFLDHNAGVETLLQQYSS